The Tindallia californiensis genome segment CACGGCTCCTAAAACCAGCTCCGCTAAGTGGATTTACGGATTTTTAATCGGTATTATTACGGTTATTATTCGATATTTCGGTATTTTTATAGAAGGGGCCGCTTTTTCTGTTTTAATCATGAATACCTTTGTTCCTATTATGGACGAAGGGGTTAAGTCGTTAAAAGCTATGAGAAAGAAGGTGAAAGCATGAAAAAATTAAACCTTAAACCCGTCGTGTTTATGGTAATCGTCACTTTTATATATACTTCTGTACTTGCAAGTATTAACGCCATAACGATCGAAAGAATTCAATTAAATGAGCAACTTTCTGATCAAATATCTTTTCTATACGTTTTAGACAAGCTTCCAGAAGAAACCAATGCCGAAACCATTAACTCATTATATGAAAAACACATTCATGAAATAGAAGTAAACGATCAGACTATTTATGAAGGGTTTGATCAAAATGGCGAATTAATTGCCTATATTGTTCCGATTACCGGTAGTGCTGTATGGGGTGACCTTAAAGGACTGGTCTCCTTATCCACTGATTTTAACGAAGTGCTGGGCATTGAGTTTCTTTCTCATAACGAAACTCCCGGATTAGGCGCTCGTATTGATGAAGAATCTTTTAAGGAACAGTTCCGAGGTATTGAAATCGATCCTGATGAGTCTCATCAGTTTCTCACTTACCGACCGGATCCTGACGGCCAGGTAGATGCTATCTCCGGTGCCACAGGAACTTCCAATGCTGTCAGAGATATTTTTAATAATAATATGAAACAGTTTATGTCCGAAACTCGGGAGGCGTTACAAAATGATTAGAAAAATTAGAAATATTTTTTCTCTCGGTGTATTCAAGGACAATCCTGTTTTTAGACAAATATTAGGAATCTGCTCAGCTCTGGCGGTTACCAACTTAATGATTAACTCTCTTGTGATGGGTATTGGATTAATCTTTGTTGCTTCGTTTTCCAGTATGACCGTTTCTATTATTCGCAAATTTACTCCGAAGCATATCCGTATGATGGTGCAGACCCTTATTATCTCTGCTTATGTCATTATTGTCGATATTGTGTTAAAAGCCTATTGGCCTTCTATGAGCGAAGCTTTAGGCCCTTATGTTGGTCTCATTATAACCAACTGCATTATTATGGGTAGATGTGAAGTTTTTGCACAAAACAACCCTCCATTAACTTCTTTTATTGATGGGGTCGCATCAGGAGTAGGCTATAGCTTCGTTTTACTATTTATAGCTTTTTTTAGAGAATTACTCGGCTTTGGATCTCTATTTGGTATTAACGTTTTAGGTGAAAACTGGACAAACTGGGTATTCATGATTATGCCTCCGGGAGCTTTCTTTATGCTGGGCATTCTCATTTGGATCGCCAATACTTATATCCCAGATAAAGAAGGAAACAAGCCAGCAACAGGAGGTGCTAAATAATGGAAATAAACCCTATGGTTATTTTTATGGCATCTATTTTTACGAATAATATGATTTTAGCCAATTTCTTAGGAATGTGTTCTTTTATTGCTGTCTCCAAAGAAATTAAAACAGCATGGGGGCTTGGCCAAGCTGTCACCTTTGTTTTAACAGGAACGTCTGTTATCAATTACCTCATCTACCATCATATATTAGTGCCATATAACTTAGAATATTTGCGATTTATTGTATTTATCATCCTCATAGCTGCCTTTGTTCAGCTGGTGGAAATGATCGTTGAACGATATGTTCCTACGCTTTACTACTCTTTGGGTATTTTCCTTCCTCTGATAACTGTAAACTGTGCCATACTTGGTGTTTCTCTTTTCATGGTTATTCGTGATTATAATTTGATTCAGTCTACGTTTTTTGGACTAGGATCTGGTATTGGTTGGACATTAGCAATTGTAGCTTTAGCAGGAATTCGACAAAAAATCAAAAATGCTCCAGTTCCTAAAGGTCTGGAAGGCGCAGGAATCACCCTGATCATTATCGGCTTAATGGCTTTAGCTTTTATTGGTTTTTCTGGAATCGCAAATGTACAGTAGAGGAGGCTGAAAAATGACGCAAATCATGATTACAGTAGGCATTATGAGTAGCCTTTCTGGCATTCTTGCTTTAATTTTAACGCTGGCAAATCAATACATTGCTAATTACGGTGAATGTAACATCCTTATTAATAACGATAAAGAGTTTATCGTCGAAGGTGGCAGCACATTGCTTAACACCCTAAATGAGCAAGAACTATTTTTACCATCGGCCTGCGGAGGAAAAGGCACTTGTGGCCTTTGTAAGTGTGGAATTACAGAAGGCGGAGGTCCTGTATTACCAACCGAAACTTCATTTCTTAATGAGGACGATCTAAAAAACAACCTCCGTTTATCTTGTCAAGTAAAAGTAAAATCAGATTTGAAATTAACCATACCGGAAGATCTGCTCAATGCCAGAAAATACGAAGCTGTTGTTGATTCTATCAAAGAACTTACTAACACTATCCGCTTCTTAAAAATCCAAATTTCAGACGGTCAACAAATTGACTTTACCCCTGGTCAATATGTCCAATTATTAGCACCTCCATATCCAGGAAACCCCGAGGAAGTATTTAGAGCTTATTCTATCGCTTCCCCTGCATCAAATCATGATTATATTGAGCTTATTATCGGGTATGTGGAAGAAGGTCTTGTTACAACCTATGTTCACCAATTTTTGCAAGAAGGAGATAGCGTATCTTTCAACGGACCCTTTGGAGATTTTTATCTTCAAAAGGAAAGCGATGCTGATATTGTACTGATTGCTGTAGGAACAGGACTAGCACCTATCCGAAGTATCCTATATCAGTTGAAAGAAGAAAACATCAACCGCAAAACCACCTTTTTCTTCGGAGCTAAAACTGAAAAAGATCTTGTTTTAGCTGACGAAATGAAAGAATTCGAAGAGATATTGCCTAACTTTTCTTATAAGCCGGTACTTTCTAGAGTTGCTGAGGAAGATCCGTGGGATGGCGATCGGGGACGAGTTACTGATTCCATCGAAAAATATATTGATAATGCAGATAACAAAGAAGCTTATCTATGCGGCAGTCCTGTAATGATAGAATCTGCCGTTAAAAAACTTAAGGAAAAAGGCTTTACTGATGAAAACGTATTTTATGATGAGTTTGGATAGTAAAAAAACACCCTCCTTTTATCGGAGGGCGTTTTTTATGCATGACAATTTGTCAATTCAAATCCTTCGCCTATTAGTTCTATTGCCTTTTCTTCTTCTTTTGCATCAATTACCCAAGAAAGATTAATTTCTGATGTTGTAATCATTTTGATTTCAATATCAGCCTGTGCTAATAAATCAAACACTTTTCCAGCAACACCCGAATGAGAACGCATCCCTAAACCTACGATAGACATCTTAACAATATCTTCATTAATCTCCCACTGTATAAGGTCGTCTTCCATTTTCCACGATTCCATCATGACTTTAGCATAATGAGCATCTTCTTTCGGAACCGTAAAACTTACATGCATCCGATTCTTATCCACCTTCATTTGAGAAATCATATCAACATTTATTTCTTTTTGAGCCATTTCATCAAAGATGCGACGCAGACTTTTCATACTTGCAGGCAAGTACATTAGTGTTACTTGTATATCCGAATGACTGGATGTCATTCCTGTCACAACACTTTCTTCCAACTCACCACTTCCTCCACTAATGATTCTGGTCCCAGTCACTGGATCAAAGGCTGAAGCAACATAAAGTGGAACCCTATATTTATGAGCCAGTTCAACGGAACGATGGTGAAGAACACCAGCTCCTAAACTAGCCATCTCCATCATTTCTTCTGAAGTAATCTGATCAATCTTCTTTGCTTTTTTCAACTTTCTGGGATCCATTGTGTAGATTCCATCAACATCTGTATAGATTTCACAGGAAGCTCGTAATTTTGCCGCCAAAGCTACCGCAGAGGTATCACTTCCACCTCTGCCTAAAGTAGTAAATTCTTGGTCTTTTCCTACACCTTGAAAACCAGCAACAACAACTATCTTATTTTTAGATAGTTCTTGGTGGATTTTATCAACATTCATATCAAGAATTCTTGCCTTTTGATGGATAGCCGTTGTTTGAATGTTTAACTGAGAACCCGTAAAGGAAATCGCCGGTTCTCCCAAATCCCATATCGCCATAGCAAGTAAAGCGATCGACACTTGTTCACCTGTGGTCAGCAGTACGTCCAACTCCCGAGAATTCGGATATTCCGAAATTTCATGAGCCAGTTTCATTAAACGATCTGTAGAGTCTCCCATGGCCGAAACAATAACAACAACCTGATATCCTTCCTGCTTCTTTTGAATTACCTTTCGAGCAACATTTTTTATTTTTTCTGGTGATCCAACAGATGTTCCACCATATTTTTGTACAACAATATTCATTTTTAATCCTCGTTCAGTTGTCGCAATGCTTCAACTAAACCTGTTTTAGATTTTGTTTTATCGTCTATTTTTTTTAATATTTTTGCCGGTGTGCCTGCAACAACCACATTAGCAGGTACATTCTCTGTTACAATAGCCCCTGCTGCAACTACTGAATTTTCACCTATTCTCACACCTTCTAAAACGACAGCATTAGCTCCAATCATAACACCATCTTCTATCACAACAGGAGTTGCCGATGCTGGCTCAATCACACCTGCAATAACAGCACCAGCTCCTACATGGCAGTTTTTCCCAACCATTCCTCTTCCACCTATAACCGCATTCATATCAATCATTGTTCCTTCACCAATGATGGCTCCAATATTGATAACAGCACCCATCATAACAATGACATTCGGTTGTATCTCCACTTTTTCACGTATAATAGATCCTGGTTCAATCCTAGCCGGAATGCCTTTGTAATCCATCAACGGAACCCCCGACATATTACGATCCCACTCCACAACGTGATCTTCAATGAACTCGCCATGTTCATTTATAAAAGCTTCTGTTTCTTTCCAATCTCCAAACAATGTTCCATTTTGTGAATTCACAAAATATTTTCCATTATATTTTTCCCAATCAACAGACTGTAGATTACCTTTAATGTAAACCTTTACAGGCGTTTTCTTTTCACTTTTTTGGATATATTCAATTATTTGTTTTGCTTCCATCGTATTCCCTCCATCTTATTTTAAGTATTCCCTTGACTTTTAAGCATCTTTCATGCCTAAGACATCTTTCATGTTATACAGACCCGCTTCTGATTGCAAAGAAAATTTTGCTGCTTCAAGTGCTCCTTTTGCAAATACTGAAGGGTTATATGCTTCATGAACAAGTGTAATGCTTTCTAATTCGTGAATAAAGCTGGCTTCATGGCGTCCAATAATATTTCCTCCTCGAATACTATGAATACCAATCTCTCCTGCACTGCGAGGACATTGCCCTTCTCTCCCATGAACATGCTGCCTTTTTTCACCTAATCCTTTTTCTATACATTCCACTATCGTATTAGCGCTTCCTGAAGGTGCATCTTTCTTTCTATTATGATGTGACTCTACCACTTCAATATCAACAGAATCTTTTAATACGGATGCTACTTTTTCAACCATAGAAAACAGGAGGTTCATTCCTAAAGACATATTCGTTGCATATACCAAAGGTATCTCTTTAGAAGCTTTTTCTATGGCCGATAGCTGCTGATCATTATAACCCGTCGTCCCTATCACCAAGGGACAGTTTCGATTTTTCACATAGTCCAGTACTTTATCCAACGCATTTGGATGAGAAAAATCTATGACGACATTCGGCGTTAGTAAGTAGCTCTCATAATCATCATGCGAACCAATCCCTTGTACTTGATGCCAAAAAGGATCTTCTTTGGCCATTTCAATAATCATTTTCCCCATCTTCCCTGTTTTTCCCCATACTAGTAAATTCAAAAAAACACACCCTTCCTTAAAACATCCGTTCTATATAATATTCAAGGTTTTCATCTCTTTTTCCAGTTCATTCATTTTATCATCTTCCATGGAAGTCAGCGGGAGTCTTAGTTCATTATTGATTTTATTCATTAATGCCATGGCTGCTTTTACAGGTATTGGGTTAACTTCTGCAAACAAATGGTTAAAGAGTTTCTTATACTTTACCTGAAGCTCTATGGCCTTCTTAATGTTTCCTTCTGAAAAAGAGCGACACATTTCTTCAGTTTCTTTTGGTATTACATTCGCCATCACTGAAATAACTCCGTGACCTCCAATAGAATATATTGGCAATATATTATCATCATTTCCAGAAAAAATCAGAAAATCCTCCGAAACCAAACGTTTTATTTCTAAAACTTGCGATATATTCCCACTGGCTTCTTTAATACCGATGATATTTTTTACTTGCGAAAGCTTTTCCACCGTCTCCGGTTCCATGTTGACACCTGTACGCCCAGGTACATTATATAAGACTAAAGGTATGCCGATACTTTTAGCAATAGTTTCAAAGTGGGTTATAAGACCTTTTTGAGTAGCTTTGTTATAGTAAGGAGTTACCACCAATACCCCATCTGCTCCTAAAGCTTCTGCTTTCTTTGAACTGTCAATAGCCACTGATGTATTATTACTTCCTGTGCCTACAAGGACTGGTATTCTACGATTCACATGGTCCACTGCCGTTGTTATTATTTGTTTTTTTTCTTCATCAGTTAATGTCGATGCTTCTCCAGTAGTTCCCAAAACAACCAAACATTGGCAATCATTTTTTATCTGAAAGTCTATTAATTTTTTATAGCTCTCCAAGTCAATTTCCCCTTCTTTGAAGGGTGTTATAAGAGCTACCCCTGTACCTTTAAACATAACTATCGCCTCCTTATTAAATCTTCTTTGTTACAGTATTCCACAAGCCTACCTAATGCTTCATCTCTTCCATCTTTTCGATAATTTGAACAGCGTTGGTAGCAGCCCCCTTACGCAAATTATCAGCAACGATCCACATAGAAAGCGTGCAGGGATCAAATAAATCTTTTCTAATACGTCCCACAAAAGTCGAATCACTCCCTTGAATTTCAAGGGGTGTCGGATACTTTAGATGGGCCGGATCATCTAATAAAGTTATTCCCGCTTCGCTACTGAGTAACTCTCTAACTTCTAACAACCGTGGAGTGCTGTTAAATGTCA includes the following:
- a CDS encoding FMN-binding protein, encoding MKKLNLKPVVFMVIVTFIYTSVLASINAITIERIQLNEQLSDQISFLYVLDKLPEETNAETINSLYEKHIHEIEVNDQTIYEGFDQNGELIAYIVPITGSAVWGDLKGLVSLSTDFNEVLGIEFLSHNETPGLGARIDEESFKEQFRGIEIDPDESHQFLTYRPDPDGQVDAISGATGTSNAVRDIFNNNMKQFMSETREALQND
- a CDS encoding NADH:ubiquinone reductase (Na(+)-transporting) subunit D; translation: MIRKIRNIFSLGVFKDNPVFRQILGICSALAVTNLMINSLVMGIGLIFVASFSSMTVSIIRKFTPKHIRMMVQTLIISAYVIIVDIVLKAYWPSMSEALGPYVGLIITNCIIMGRCEVFAQNNPPLTSFIDGVASGVGYSFVLLFIAFFRELLGFGSLFGINVLGENWTNWVFMIMPPGAFFMLGILIWIANTYIPDKEGNKPATGGAK
- a CDS encoding NADH:ubiquinone reductase (Na(+)-transporting) subunit E codes for the protein MEINPMVIFMASIFTNNMILANFLGMCSFIAVSKEIKTAWGLGQAVTFVLTGTSVINYLIYHHILVPYNLEYLRFIVFIILIAAFVQLVEMIVERYVPTLYYSLGIFLPLITVNCAILGVSLFMVIRDYNLIQSTFFGLGSGIGWTLAIVALAGIRQKIKNAPVPKGLEGAGITLIIIGLMALAFIGFSGIANVQ
- a CDS encoding NADH:ubiquinone reductase (Na(+)-transporting) subunit F, which encodes MTQIMITVGIMSSLSGILALILTLANQYIANYGECNILINNDKEFIVEGGSTLLNTLNEQELFLPSACGGKGTCGLCKCGITEGGGPVLPTETSFLNEDDLKNNLRLSCQVKVKSDLKLTIPEDLLNARKYEAVVDSIKELTNTIRFLKIQISDGQQIDFTPGQYVQLLAPPYPGNPEEVFRAYSIASPASNHDYIELIIGYVEEGLVTTYVHQFLQEGDSVSFNGPFGDFYLQKESDADIVLIAVGTGLAPIRSILYQLKEENINRKTTFFFGAKTEKDLVLADEMKEFEEILPNFSYKPVLSRVAEEDPWDGDRGRVTDSIEKYIDNADNKEAYLCGSPVMIESAVKKLKEKGFTDENVFYDEFG
- a CDS encoding aspartate kinase, which encodes MNIVVQKYGGTSVGSPEKIKNVARKVIQKKQEGYQVVVIVSAMGDSTDRLMKLAHEISEYPNSRELDVLLTTGEQVSIALLAMAIWDLGEPAISFTGSQLNIQTTAIHQKARILDMNVDKIHQELSKNKIVVVAGFQGVGKDQEFTTLGRGGSDTSAVALAAKLRASCEIYTDVDGIYTMDPRKLKKAKKIDQITSEEMMEMASLGAGVLHHRSVELAHKYRVPLYVASAFDPVTGTRIISGGSGELEESVVTGMTSSHSDIQVTLMYLPASMKSLRRIFDEMAQKEINVDMISQMKVDKNRMHVSFTVPKEDAHYAKVMMESWKMEDDLIQWEINEDIVKMSIVGLGMRSHSGVAGKVFDLLAQADIEIKMITTSEINLSWVIDAKEEEKAIELIGEGFELTNCHA
- the dapD gene encoding 2,3,4,5-tetrahydropyridine-2,6-dicarboxylate N-acetyltransferase → MEAKQIIEYIQKSEKKTPVKVYIKGNLQSVDWEKYNGKYFVNSQNGTLFGDWKETEAFINEHGEFIEDHVVEWDRNMSGVPLMDYKGIPARIEPGSIIREKVEIQPNVIVMMGAVINIGAIIGEGTMIDMNAVIGGRGMVGKNCHVGAGAVIAGVIEPASATPVVIEDGVMIGANAVVLEGVRIGENSVVAAGAIVTENVPANVVVAGTPAKILKKIDDKTKSKTGLVEALRQLNED
- the dapB gene encoding 4-hydroxy-tetrahydrodipicolinate reductase; protein product: MNLLVWGKTGKMGKMIIEMAKEDPFWHQVQGIGSHDDYESYLLTPNVVIDFSHPNALDKVLDYVKNRNCPLVIGTTGYNDQQLSAIEKASKEIPLVYATNMSLGMNLLFSMVEKVASVLKDSVDIEVVESHHNRKKDAPSGSANTIVECIEKGLGEKRQHVHGREGQCPRSAGEIGIHSIRGGNIIGRHEASFIHELESITLVHEAYNPSVFAKGALEAAKFSLQSEAGLYNMKDVLGMKDA
- the dapA gene encoding 4-hydroxy-tetrahydrodipicolinate synthase; protein product: MFKGTGVALITPFKEGEIDLESYKKLIDFQIKNDCQCLVVLGTTGEASTLTDEEKKQIITTAVDHVNRRIPVLVGTGSNNTSVAIDSSKKAEALGADGVLVVTPYYNKATQKGLITHFETIAKSIGIPLVLYNVPGRTGVNMEPETVEKLSQVKNIIGIKEASGNISQVLEIKRLVSEDFLIFSGNDDNILPIYSIGGHGVISVMANVIPKETEEMCRSFSEGNIKKAIELQVKYKKLFNHLFAEVNPIPVKAAMALMNKINNELRLPLTSMEDDKMNELEKEMKTLNII